A stretch of Lactiplantibacillus brownii DNA encodes these proteins:
- the pyrF gene encoding orotidine-5'-phosphate decarboxylase produces MSRPVIIALDFPTAERALAFLDQFPTTAKLTVKIGMELFYAAGPQIVQTIVARGHAVFLDLKLHDIPNTVESAMRVIGRLGVRYTTVHAAGGHVMLAAAKRGLVAGAAEKGLPAPKLLAITQLTSTNQAMLNTDQQIPGTVQASVVHYAELAQASGCDGVICSAQEVAAIHAAVGSDFIGITPGIRPATAAADDQQRVMTPTAAAQAGSNGLVVGRPITQATDAVQAYQQIMTEWSAAND; encoded by the coding sequence ATGAGTCGACCAGTTATTATTGCCCTAGACTTTCCGACTGCTGAGCGAGCTTTGGCCTTCTTAGACCAGTTTCCGACGACAGCCAAGTTAACCGTTAAAATCGGGATGGAACTATTTTATGCGGCGGGGCCACAGATCGTGCAGACTATTGTGGCTCGTGGGCATGCCGTTTTCCTAGATTTAAAATTACATGATATTCCGAATACAGTTGAATCCGCAATGCGCGTCATTGGTCGTTTGGGTGTGCGCTATACAACGGTTCACGCCGCTGGTGGACATGTGATGTTAGCGGCGGCCAAACGTGGATTGGTTGCCGGTGCGGCTGAAAAAGGGTTACCAGCACCAAAATTATTGGCGATTACACAATTAACGTCGACGAATCAAGCGATGCTAAATACGGATCAGCAAATTCCTGGAACGGTGCAAGCTAGCGTGGTACATTATGCAGAACTGGCCCAAGCCAGTGGTTGTGATGGCGTGATTTGTTCAGCGCAAGAGGTTGCGGCCATTCATGCTGCAGTTGGCTCGGACTTTATTGGGATTACCCCAGGTATTCGGCCAGCTACGGCGGCTGCCGATGATCAACAACGCGTGATGACACCGACTGCGGCCGCTCAAGCCGGTAGTAATGGGCTAGTGGTCGGTCGGCCAATCACGCAGGCCACAGATGCCGTGCAAGCGTATCAACAAATTATGACAGAATGGAGTGCAGCTAATGACTAA
- a CDS encoding helix-turn-helix domain-containing protein, with product MTVIRLDDFLKEALKDPEFKIGYDAEVAKQSIAVAVMQARERAGMTKKALAFKAGLPQSTVARTERGSNTSIDTLSNA from the coding sequence ATGACAGTAATAAGATTAGATGACTTCTTAAAGGAAGCACTAAAAGATCCCGAATTCAAGATAGGATATGATGCTGAGGTAGCCAAGCAATCCATTGCAGTCGCGGTGATGCAAGCACGGGAACGGGCTGGGATGACTAAAAAGGCGCTTGCTTTCAAGGCTGGGTTACCACAGTCAACAGTTGCCAGAACTGAACGTGGTTCGAATACTAGTATTGACACTTTATCTAACGCGTAG
- a CDS encoding dihydroorotase, with protein sequence MSTLIKNARVLDAEQLTTKDILIEDGKIKAIGHDLNQQYGAADHVICAADRFVTPGLVDVHVHLRDPGLTEKETIETGTLAAAHGGFTTIGAMPNVDPVPDTPAKIALMVAENAAKAHVHVAQYASITTNRQGDELVDFEGVKQAGAFAVSNDGSGVQTAGTMYRAMCGAAKAGLTLAAHVEDDSLTMGGVMNAGPVADKLGLPGIMGISESSQIARDVLLAEASGVHYHVCHVSTAESVRVIRDAKRAGINVTCEVSPHHLLLTDADITLDNPMLKMNPPLRSPKDRAALIAGLLDGTIDMIATDHAPHTDAQKSGSMKTAAFGITGLETAFATLYTALVKTRLLTLSQLIDLMSTKPAQLFDLDQAGRLAPGMPADLAIIDLDHEYEIKAATMLSKGHNSPFIGWHVYGNVLMTLVDGQVVYGKD encoded by the coding sequence ATGTCAACTTTAATTAAAAATGCACGTGTTTTAGACGCGGAACAATTAACAACTAAAGATATTCTGATTGAGGACGGTAAGATCAAAGCCATCGGTCATGATCTGAATCAACAATATGGCGCGGCGGATCATGTCATCTGCGCGGCGGATCGTTTTGTCACACCGGGACTCGTTGATGTGCATGTGCACTTACGCGATCCTGGTCTGACTGAAAAAGAAACGATTGAAACGGGGACGCTAGCCGCCGCCCACGGTGGGTTTACCACGATTGGGGCGATGCCGAATGTCGATCCAGTTCCCGATACGCCGGCTAAAATTGCGCTGATGGTCGCTGAAAACGCGGCTAAAGCCCACGTCCATGTAGCACAATATGCCAGTATCACGACAAATCGGCAGGGGGATGAGTTAGTCGACTTTGAAGGGGTCAAACAAGCCGGGGCTTTTGCGGTTAGTAACGATGGTTCCGGTGTTCAAACGGCAGGCACGATGTATCGTGCCATGTGTGGGGCGGCTAAAGCCGGTTTGACCTTGGCAGCTCACGTGGAAGATGATTCCTTAACGATGGGTGGCGTGATGAACGCTGGCCCAGTGGCGGACAAGTTAGGTTTGCCAGGAATCATGGGCATTTCGGAATCGTCACAAATTGCGCGGGATGTTTTATTGGCCGAAGCCAGTGGCGTCCATTATCACGTTTGCCACGTTTCAACTGCCGAAAGTGTCCGGGTGATCCGTGATGCGAAGCGCGCCGGTATCAATGTCACTTGTGAGGTCTCGCCGCATCATTTATTACTGACGGATGCGGATATTACCTTGGATAATCCGATGTTGAAAATGAATCCACCGTTACGTTCACCTAAGGATCGCGCCGCGTTAATTGCGGGATTGTTAGATGGGACGATCGACATGATTGCGACCGACCACGCCCCTCACACGGATGCGCAAAAGAGTGGCTCCATGAAGACGGCTGCCTTCGGAATTACGGGCTTGGAAACGGCTTTTGCCACGCTCTATACCGCGCTGGTTAAAACAAGGCTCCTCACGCTAAGTCAATTGATCGACTTAATGAGTACGAAGCCAGCACAATTATTTGACCTCGACCAAGCTGGGCGATTAGCGCCAGGGATGCCGGCGGATTTAGCCATTATTGATCTTGACCACGAGTATGAAATTAAGGCCGCAACGATGTTATCAAAAGGCCACAACTCACCGTTTATCGGCTGGCACGTCTACGGCAACGTCTTAATGACGCTGGTTGACGGCCAAGTCGTTTATGGAAAGGACTAG
- a CDS encoding carbamoyl phosphate synthase small subunit — MKRYLVLADGSIYPGTGFGATTGTIGELVFNTGMSGYQESITDQSYNGEILMFTYPLIGNYGINRDDHESIKPTCKGVVVHELARRASNWRSEMSLDDYLKLNDIPGIADIDTRAVTKHIREKGAMKATIVDEVTQETVPQLKATVLNKAVVAESSTNNAYPNPATGPNVVVVDFGLKHSILRELAKRHCNITVLPYHATAGEILELNPDGVMLTNGPGDPKDVLGAQEMIREVEKQVPLFGICLGHQLFCLANGADTFKMKFGHRGFNHPVREIATGRIDFTSQNHGYAVDRESLAKTDLLITHEEINDGTVEGVRHRNYPAFSVQYHPDAAPGPHDADHIFDEFIDLMAAHQLARKGSNFNA; from the coding sequence ATGAAACGATATTTAGTATTAGCGGATGGCAGCATCTACCCGGGAACGGGTTTTGGCGCCACTACCGGCACGATTGGCGAGCTCGTGTTCAACACTGGGATGAGCGGCTATCAAGAATCAATTACCGATCAATCTTATAATGGCGAAATCCTCATGTTTACTTATCCGTTAATTGGTAATTACGGGATTAATCGTGATGACCATGAATCCATCAAGCCAACTTGTAAAGGCGTGGTGGTGCATGAATTAGCGCGCCGAGCGAGCAATTGGCGCAGCGAAATGTCTTTGGACGACTACTTAAAATTAAACGATATTCCCGGTATCGCCGATATTGATACTCGGGCGGTCACGAAACATATTCGCGAAAAGGGTGCCATGAAAGCAACTATCGTGGATGAAGTCACCCAGGAAACGGTGCCACAATTAAAGGCCACTGTTTTGAATAAAGCGGTGGTTGCTGAGAGTTCGACCAATAATGCGTATCCTAATCCGGCGACTGGTCCCAATGTCGTGGTCGTTGACTTTGGTCTGAAACACTCGATCCTGCGTGAATTGGCCAAGCGGCACTGTAACATAACGGTGCTACCGTATCATGCGACTGCGGGTGAAATTCTGGAACTCAATCCCGATGGCGTTATGCTGACCAACGGCCCTGGCGACCCGAAAGATGTTTTAGGCGCGCAAGAGATGATTCGCGAAGTTGAAAAGCAGGTGCCGCTATTCGGGATTTGTCTCGGCCATCAACTGTTCTGTTTAGCGAATGGTGCCGATACTTTCAAAATGAAGTTTGGCCATCGCGGGTTCAATCATCCGGTTCGTGAGATTGCGACAGGTCGGATTGACTTTACGTCACAAAATCATGGCTATGCAGTGGATCGCGAGTCCTTGGCAAAAACAGATTTATTAATCACCCATGAAGAAATTAATGATGGCACCGTGGAAGGCGTCCGTCATCGTAATTATCCCGCATTTTCGGTGCAGTATCATCCGGATGCCGCTCCTGGTCCACATGATGCTGATCATATTTTTGATGAATTTATTGATTTAATGGCGGCCCACCAATTGGCCCGGAAAGGAAGCAATTTCAATGCCTAA
- a CDS encoding IS982 family transposase produces the protein MQGLLKAIPKFNLIQATVQEFIKIITPIYQLLPKRFRFRQNYRQLKVNDVTIIACMLARIALRDPSETHFHQTLAASGVVVPERSRYNRRCRDLLQIMKLIRQYLLKRYRHGSTYEIIDSAPITLVSARRSNQAKVLRGVAHKGYNATKQLYYYGFKLHAVMDNDGYFVNWELTPANVDDRKPVEELLREAPAHQVLADGGYLSRKLQERLKSQGINFWFPLRKNMRKTDHINSSFLKNQRRYIETGFNNLNIVGHFEHPGTRTLIGLGSRLAALFLWNIIKVHSNLAQGKSGLSIN, from the coding sequence ATGCAAGGCCTCCTTAAAGCTATCCCAAAATTCAATTTAATTCAAGCAACCGTCCAAGAATTCATCAAAATAATTACACCAATTTACCAACTATTGCCAAAAAGATTTCGTTTTCGTCAAAATTATCGTCAACTAAAAGTTAATGACGTCACGATTATCGCTTGTATGCTTGCGCGAATAGCGTTACGTGACCCTTCAGAAACCCACTTCCATCAAACTTTGGCGGCTTCCGGAGTGGTTGTTCCAGAACGAAGTCGTTACAATCGTCGGTGTCGCGACCTTCTTCAAATAATGAAGTTGATCCGTCAGTATCTATTGAAGCGATATCGGCATGGCAGCACTTATGAAATCATTGATAGTGCCCCAATCACTTTGGTCTCAGCAAGACGAAGTAATCAAGCAAAAGTCTTACGAGGTGTAGCTCATAAAGGCTATAACGCAACCAAGCAACTATATTATTATGGCTTCAAGCTACATGCGGTGATGGATAATGACGGTTATTTTGTGAACTGGGAACTGACACCAGCAAACGTTGATGATAGAAAACCAGTTGAAGAGCTTTTACGAGAAGCACCGGCTCATCAAGTCTTAGCAGACGGCGGATACTTGAGCCGGAAGCTTCAAGAACGATTAAAATCACAAGGAATCAACTTCTGGTTTCCACTGCGAAAGAACATGAGGAAAACAGATCATATAAATTCCTCATTTCTAAAAAATCAACGACGATATATTGAAACAGGTTTTAATAATTTGAATATCGTTGGCCATTTTGAACATCCTGGAACCCGAACGCTAATCGGCCTAGGTAGCCGATTAGCGGCACTATTTTTATGGAACATTATCAAGGTTCATAGCAATCTAGCTCAAGGTAAAAGCGGACTTAGCATAAATTAG
- a CDS encoding aspartate carbamoyltransferase catalytic subunit: MQATNYIVSVDQFSNPDVLHFIKLAQAFKQGLTVQLKRPAYAMNLFFENSTRTHTSFEMAERRLGMQVIPFDPKTSSVTKGESLLDTLRTIQAIGVDLAVIRHPQDNYYQPLLDAKLPISLINAGDGSGQHPSQSLLDMLTIYEEFGHFDGLKVAIVGDLQHSRVARSNMSLLTQLGAQVYFSGPAAWFNDDFAAYGTYLPIDDLVGQVDVMMLLRVQHERLTQTNNEAFDATTYHERYGLTKARAAKLPAQAIIMHPAPVNRGVEIASDLVESPQSRIFQQMTNGMYMRMAMVAHILVQRGLLDAQQLEDAANVNFN, encoded by the coding sequence ATGCAAGCAACAAATTATATTGTGAGTGTGGACCAATTCTCAAATCCAGATGTGCTTCATTTCATCAAATTAGCTCAAGCGTTTAAGCAGGGCTTAACGGTGCAGTTAAAGCGGCCAGCCTATGCGATGAATCTCTTTTTCGAAAATAGCACGCGGACCCATACCAGTTTCGAAATGGCGGAACGGCGTTTAGGGATGCAAGTGATTCCGTTCGACCCAAAAACGAGTTCGGTCACGAAGGGTGAAAGTTTGTTAGATACCTTACGCACGATCCAAGCAATCGGGGTCGATCTGGCAGTCATCCGTCATCCGCAAGATAACTATTATCAACCACTACTGGATGCCAAGTTGCCGATCAGTTTGATCAATGCCGGTGATGGCAGCGGTCAACATCCGTCACAATCACTGCTGGATATGTTGACGATCTATGAGGAATTCGGCCACTTTGACGGCTTAAAGGTGGCGATTGTCGGTGATTTACAACATTCACGGGTGGCGCGTTCGAATATGAGCCTCCTGACGCAACTGGGGGCTCAAGTCTACTTTAGTGGTCCCGCAGCGTGGTTCAACGATGATTTTGCGGCGTATGGCACGTATTTGCCCATCGATGACTTAGTTGGTCAAGTTGATGTCATGATGTTGTTACGGGTGCAACACGAACGGCTTACGCAAACAAACAATGAAGCGTTCGATGCAACGACTTATCACGAAAGGTACGGCTTAACTAAAGCGCGCGCCGCAAAATTACCTGCGCAAGCGATTATCATGCATCCCGCGCCCGTCAACCGGGGCGTTGAGATTGCCAGCGATTTAGTAGAGTCACCACAATCACGAATTTTCCAGCAAATGACGAACGGGATGTATATGCGCATGGCGATGGTCGCACACATTTTGGTTCAACGAGGCTTATTAGATGCCCAACAATTGGAGGATGCCGCAAATGTCAACTTTAATTAA
- a CDS encoding dihydroorotate dehydrogenase, with translation MERLAVNLAGVTLKNPVMPASGTAAYGQTMAQQLNLGALGGLVIKSTTATPREGNPRPTTAPTTAGWLNAIGLKNPGIDNVLAEKLPWLAANYPDLPIVGSVAGSTFDEYVAVAKKMTTAANVKLLEINISCPNVDHGGLAFGTDPTLVKDLTQAIVAVTDKPVFMKLTPNVTDIVPIAAAAEAGGAAGLTMINTLTGMGIDLKTRQPILAHGTGGLSGKAIHPLAVRMIHQVRQQTKLPIIGVGGVFTPADVLEFYLAGANAVEVGAATYGHPTACTDIIAGLPAAMDKYDIESLSGLIAEVQG, from the coding sequence ATGGAACGATTAGCAGTGAATTTAGCTGGTGTCACGTTAAAAAATCCGGTGATGCCCGCAAGCGGGACCGCCGCATATGGTCAAACGATGGCTCAGCAACTCAATTTGGGCGCACTTGGTGGGCTCGTTATTAAATCGACTACGGCAACACCACGAGAAGGTAATCCACGGCCAACGACGGCACCAACGACCGCTGGCTGGTTAAATGCGATTGGGTTGAAGAATCCGGGCATTGACAATGTCCTAGCTGAAAAGTTGCCTTGGTTAGCTGCAAACTATCCTGACTTACCGATTGTCGGCAGTGTGGCTGGAAGTACCTTTGATGAGTATGTTGCGGTGGCTAAGAAGATGACGACCGCTGCCAACGTTAAGTTATTAGAAATCAACATTTCTTGTCCAAACGTTGATCATGGCGGGCTGGCTTTTGGTACAGATCCAACACTGGTCAAGGATTTGACGCAAGCCATTGTGGCGGTGACCGATAAGCCCGTGTTTATGAAGCTAACGCCTAACGTGACGGACATTGTGCCAATCGCCGCCGCTGCTGAAGCGGGTGGTGCGGCTGGACTCACGATGATCAACACGTTGACTGGGATGGGGATTGATTTGAAGACGCGCCAACCGATCTTAGCACATGGAACGGGTGGCTTGTCTGGTAAAGCGATCCATCCGTTAGCAGTACGGATGATTCACCAAGTGCGGCAGCAAACAAAATTACCGATTATTGGGGTCGGCGGGGTCTTCACTCCCGCGGATGTTCTTGAATTCTATTTGGCAGGTGCCAATGCAGTTGAAGTCGGGGCGGCCACGTACGGTCATCCCACTGCTTGTACCGACATTATTGCCGGGTTACCTGCGGCGATGGATAAGTATGACATTGAAAGTTTAAGTGGTTTGATTGCGGAGGTCCAAGGATGA
- the carB gene encoding carbamoyl-phosphate synthase large subunit, translated as MPKRTDIHKIMVIGSGPIIIGQAAEFDYSGTQACLALKELGYEVVLVNSNPATIMTDKEIADQVYLEPITLEFVSQILRKEHPDAILPTLGGQQGLNMAMELSKSGILKELKIELLGTKLSAIDQAEDREQFKDLMEKLGEPVPASGIAYTVEEAVAFATKTGYPVIVRPAFTMGGTGGGIAETEAELRTIAENGLSLSPVTQVLIEQSIAGYKEIEFEVMRDAADNAMVVCNMENFDPVGIHTGDSIVYAPVQTLADREVQLLRDASLKIIRALKIEGGCNVQLALDPNSFNYYVIEVNPRVSRSSALASKATGYPIAKMAAKIAVGLHLDEIKNPVTGTTYAEFEPALDYVVCKIPRWPFDKFTHADRRLGTQMKATGEVMAIGRNIEEATLKAVRSLEIGVTYIDEPALAHVDDDTLSDKLIHAQDDRLFYLAEAIRRGYTIEKIAELTKINLFFLDKLLHIIEIEDELKTHVDDLEVLTTAKRNGFADQTIADFWNETIDGVRTFRKAHQLVPVYKMVDTCAGEFASTTPYYYGTYETENESLVSQKPSVLVLGSGPIRIGQGVEFDYATVHSVKAIQKAGYEAIIMNSNPETVSTDFSISDKLYFEPLTIEDVMNVIDLEQPTGVIVQFGGQTAINLAAPLAEHGVKILGTSVTDVDRAEDRDEFDKVIKSLKIPQPAGDTASDEATALKIAEKIGYPVLVRPSYVLGGRAMEIVKKQADLDYYMHNAVKVSHDHPVLIDSYLVGKECEVDAICDGKTVLIPGIMEHIERAGVHSGDSMAVYPPQSLSADVQRQIVKYTKQLAISLNCIGMMNIQFVIHEEQVYVIEVNPRASRTVPFLSKVTSIPMAQVATRVILGQSLASQGYQDGLAPTGQLVHVKAPVFSFSKLNQVDSLLGPEMKSTGEVMGSDQTMAKALYKAFEAAKLHVPNHGNILLTVRDDDKPEALKLAQRFHALGYQLVATSGTATYLTTHHLPVSVVDKIATGENDLLHQMEAGQIQVVINTVSDEEHAADDGALIRNTSIAHGIPLFTALDTVAAILQVLESQSFVTQAL; from the coding sequence ATGCCTAAACGCACAGATATTCATAAGATCATGGTGATCGGTTCTGGTCCTATTATCATTGGTCAAGCGGCTGAATTTGACTATTCTGGGACGCAAGCTTGTCTGGCCTTGAAAGAACTGGGCTACGAAGTCGTTTTAGTGAACTCTAATCCAGCGACGATCATGACGGACAAAGAGATTGCCGACCAAGTTTACTTGGAACCCATTACGTTGGAGTTTGTTTCCCAAATTTTACGAAAAGAACATCCAGATGCTATTCTACCGACGTTGGGTGGACAACAAGGCCTAAACATGGCAATGGAATTATCCAAGTCGGGTATTTTAAAAGAACTTAAGATTGAATTGTTAGGGACGAAGCTGAGTGCAATCGATCAAGCTGAAGACCGGGAACAATTTAAAGACTTAATGGAAAAGTTAGGTGAACCCGTCCCCGCCTCTGGGATCGCTTATACCGTTGAAGAAGCGGTGGCCTTTGCGACTAAGACTGGTTATCCGGTCATCGTCCGCCCAGCCTTTACCATGGGAGGAACCGGTGGTGGGATTGCCGAAACGGAAGCTGAGCTGCGAACCATCGCCGAAAATGGGTTGTCCTTATCACCAGTGACTCAAGTGTTGATCGAACAAAGTATTGCTGGTTATAAAGAAATTGAATTTGAAGTGATGCGAGATGCCGCTGATAACGCGATGGTGGTCTGCAACATGGAAAACTTCGACCCAGTGGGGATTCATACCGGTGACTCGATTGTCTACGCCCCCGTTCAAACTTTGGCGGATCGGGAAGTTCAACTATTACGTGATGCTTCGTTGAAAATTATCCGCGCCTTGAAGATTGAAGGCGGCTGTAACGTTCAATTGGCCTTAGATCCGAATAGTTTCAATTACTATGTTATTGAAGTGAATCCACGGGTCAGCCGTTCCTCAGCGTTGGCTTCCAAGGCAACGGGTTATCCGATTGCCAAGATGGCTGCTAAGATTGCGGTTGGTCTGCACTTAGATGAAATCAAGAATCCGGTCACTGGAACGACTTATGCGGAATTTGAACCCGCTTTGGACTACGTCGTTTGTAAAATTCCACGTTGGCCCTTTGATAAATTTACTCATGCGGATCGGCGCTTAGGGACACAAATGAAGGCCACCGGTGAAGTCATGGCGATTGGTCGTAACATCGAAGAAGCCACGCTAAAGGCCGTTCGTTCCCTTGAAATCGGGGTAACGTATATTGATGAACCCGCTTTGGCGCACGTCGATGATGATACTTTGAGTGATAAATTAATTCATGCGCAAGATGATCGGTTATTCTACTTAGCCGAAGCGATTCGCCGCGGGTATACGATTGAGAAAATCGCTGAACTCACCAAAATCAATTTGTTTTTCTTAGATAAGTTATTGCACATTATTGAAATTGAGGACGAGTTGAAGACTCATGTGGACGATTTAGAAGTCTTGACGACCGCAAAACGAAACGGCTTTGCGGACCAAACCATCGCGGACTTTTGGAATGAAACCATTGATGGTGTGCGGACATTCCGCAAAGCCCATCAATTGGTCCCCGTTTATAAAATGGTCGATACTTGTGCGGGCGAATTTGCCTCAACCACGCCATACTACTATGGCACCTATGAGACTGAAAATGAAAGCTTAGTCTCGCAGAAACCATCCGTGTTAGTGCTCGGTTCGGGACCCATTCGTATCGGTCAAGGGGTCGAATTCGATTATGCCACGGTACATTCAGTGAAGGCGATTCAAAAAGCCGGCTATGAAGCGATTATTATGAATAGCAATCCTGAAACGGTCTCGACGGACTTCTCGATTTCTGACAAGTTGTACTTCGAACCATTAACGATTGAAGATGTCATGAATGTGATCGACCTCGAACAACCCACTGGTGTCATCGTGCAATTTGGGGGGCAAACGGCGATCAATTTAGCCGCACCACTCGCGGAACACGGTGTAAAAATTTTAGGCACAAGTGTGACGGATGTGGATCGCGCTGAAGACCGTGATGAATTTGATAAAGTCATTAAGTCCTTGAAGATTCCGCAACCGGCTGGGGATACAGCAAGTGATGAAGCCACGGCTTTGAAGATTGCTGAAAAAATCGGTTATCCCGTCTTAGTACGGCCAAGTTACGTGCTCGGTGGGCGCGCGATGGAAATCGTTAAAAAGCAGGCTGACCTTGACTACTACATGCATAATGCGGTCAAAGTGTCGCATGATCATCCGGTATTGATCGACAGTTACTTAGTCGGCAAAGAGTGTGAAGTTGACGCCATCTGTGATGGTAAAACAGTCTTAATTCCAGGCATCATGGAACATATCGAACGGGCCGGGGTCCATTCCGGTGACTCCATGGCCGTCTATCCGCCACAATCATTGTCCGCGGATGTCCAACGTCAGATCGTGAAATACACGAAGCAGTTAGCCATCAGTTTAAACTGTATCGGGATGATGAATATCCAATTTGTCATTCATGAAGAACAAGTTTATGTGATTGAAGTGAATCCACGAGCTAGTCGGACGGTTCCATTTTTAAGCAAAGTGACCAGCATTCCGATGGCGCAAGTGGCAACCCGGGTCATTTTAGGACAATCGTTAGCGAGTCAAGGGTATCAAGATGGCTTAGCACCAACGGGTCAACTGGTCCATGTGAAAGCACCCGTCTTCTCCTTCTCTAAACTGAACCAAGTGGACAGCTTGCTGGGACCAGAAATGAAGTCCACCGGGGAAGTCATGGGTAGCGATCAAACAATGGCTAAGGCACTATACAAAGCCTTTGAAGCCGCTAAATTACATGTGCCAAATCATGGGAATATCTTATTGACGGTCCGTGATGACGACAAGCCCGAAGCTTTGAAACTCGCACAACGATTCCATGCTTTAGGGTATCAATTGGTTGCCACGAGCGGTACTGCGACTTATTTAACCACACATCATTTACCGGTGAGTGTCGTGGATAAGATTGCGACGGGTGAAAATGATTTGTTACATCAAATGGAAGCCGGTCAGATCCAAGTGGTCATCAATACGGTCTCGGATGAAGAACATGCCGCCGATGATGGCGCGTTGATTCGAAACACTTCGATTGCGCATGGCATTCCGTTATTCACCGCACTTGATACCGTTGCAGCAATTTTACAAGTCTTAGAATCACAATCATTCGTCACGCAGGCATTATAA
- the pyrR gene encoding bifunctional pyr operon transcriptional regulator/uracil phosphoribosyltransferase PyrR: MELTNMAREVVDAMTMRRALTRITYEIIEQNKGVGNLVFIGIKTRGIFLAQRLAQRLKQLEGVDVPVGSLDITLYRDDHHAIDVQGQAELKGAEIPVDINGKHIILVDDVLFTGRTVRAALDALMDQGRPAKISLAVLVDRGHRELPIRPDFIGKNIPTALDEQVNVALEEHDGHDGISIEKLE; the protein is encoded by the coding sequence ATGGAGCTGACTAACATGGCACGAGAAGTCGTTGATGCAATGACGATGCGCCGCGCACTTACGCGGATCACGTATGAAATTATCGAGCAGAACAAAGGGGTCGGGAACTTAGTCTTTATCGGGATCAAGACCCGTGGGATCTTTTTAGCCCAACGTTTGGCGCAACGCTTGAAACAATTAGAAGGCGTGGATGTGCCGGTTGGTTCGTTGGATATTACGTTGTATCGTGATGATCACCATGCGATTGATGTGCAAGGTCAGGCGGAATTAAAGGGTGCAGAAATTCCCGTTGATATCAACGGCAAACATATCATTTTAGTTGATGATGTGCTGTTTACTGGTCGCACTGTCCGGGCCGCTTTGGACGCCTTAATGGACCAAGGTCGTCCCGCCAAGATTTCTCTGGCTGTTTTAGTTGACCGGGGCCATCGTGAATTACCAATCCGTCCTGACTTTATTGGGAAGAATATTCCAACTGCTTTAGATGAACAAGTCAATGTCGCCTTAGAAGAACATGACGGCCATGACGGGATTTCTATTGAAAAATTAGAATGA